The Vigna radiata var. radiata cultivar VC1973A chromosome 6, Vradiata_ver6, whole genome shotgun sequence DNA segment TTCTCTTTATAGATAGAGTTAGTTTATGCAGAGGTTAAAACAGGTTGACTCAGTTGACCATTTTTTCAATTGTCAAGAGGAGAAACCATAACATACctgtctaataatattttcaccATGAAAGATTGGTGGCCTCGCAGTCAAAAGTTCCAGAAATACAACACCCAAACTATAAACATCACTTTTATCGGTCAAATTACGAGTTAAGAAGTACTCTGGATCAAGATAACCCTGCACTTTCAGAACAATGTACAAACAGAAGATTAAATCATTGAACGGATAAATTCAACCTAaaccaatatataaaaataattccaTTGAATTAGTTAGACATGTTAGAAATTCTACCTCGATTATAGATAAGTTCAATTCACAATATACAAGTAAGTACAAACTTCACTtggttttgtaagattgagttaaacttaaagtcCATTCGTGATAAACATGTTATCAAAGTATACCTCACCATGAGGGATATTGAAAATCCCACCTCGAATAGAGATAAGACTAGTTTATAATACATAAGATGGATCCATTTCTTAACAAACACCTCTTTGTGTTTTGGATTCGAAAATCCAAAAgccaaactttttttttaattatatctagATGTACACTGCAAATTACAGTatacaaaacataaacatgACTGCCAGCAATTATTTTCTGCGCATAAATGTCTTAATAGTTACTAAAACAAATGCTCAATTATAGTGAAAGAAAATGCAGTTATGAAAGTCATACCGGGGTCCCCTTTACTACTGTGGATACATAACCAGGTACGTTTCCTTCAATATCTGGAACTGGAGCAAGACGTGAAAGTCCAAAATCAGCAACTTTTGCTGTGTACCTAGAGTCCAACAGTATATTGCTGGCCTTCACGTCTCGGTGGAATATAGGAGGATTAGCTTCTGTGTGCAGATATAGAAGACCTTTTGCTGATCCTAGAGCAATCTTTAACCTCAGAGAAAAGCTAAGAACATCTTTTGAATGAGCTGCCATAAAACGTTAGCTACATAGTTAAGACATAGAAAGgcatctttttaattaaattaaaagtattattataacTTTAGTCTCTTTGTACTTGAAATCAAATTGGAACcagaaagaacaagaaaaactTATACgagaaaaacagaaaactagATGATCAAAGTTTGAATATACCAGAAAGGTGATCCCTTAGAGTTCCATTTGGCATATATTCATAAACCAACATCTGAAAGCACAAATACAATAAACAAACAGAACAAATGAACTAATCAGAATAGGAAATAAGATTTAAGAGGAAAATAGAACCAAAATGTTTTGAAAGGAGACTAGGCAAAAGAATATGAATTTGGATTACCTAAGTTTCCTACCTATAATTCATCGAAACTTTCTATTAAAGATTCCAAATTAACTAGAGGTAAGATTATTTTACAGTGCATAAGTGAGGATATTCCTTATGTTACAAATTGGTTTTGTAAGGATGAGTTGGTTAAAACTCACTTACTAAAATGTCTGAGAGTCTAAGCACTTACAAATATTTAGTTCATGCATGGCATATACATGCATTGACATGAAAAGAGGTGTGTTGGAGATCTTAAATCCATTAGAGATAAGGCTAATTCACATTTCATCACATTGgctgaaatttattgaaaattaccGGATTTTGTAAATTCTATTTAGCatttaatgatgatttttcTACTTTCAATAATTGTAACCAGTATGTCAGCGTGTGATTAAAACTCcttgtaattttaatatcagTTTTAGTCAACATCCTACTTTAGTACAAACCACATTCTAGTGGAAACAAATCAATAAACATGAGACAGTATAACAGGACtcgtgaaaaataaaacttctataaaagttatttttgagtTTACATTTTTGAACTGTGAAACAAAAGTTACCTGTTCACCCTCTTCGTCACAGTATCCAATGAGAGACACAAGGTTGCGATGGTGTAGCCTTGACAGCAATTCTATTTCTGTGAAGAACTCCCTCTCACCTTGTAGTGAACCCTCCTGTGCACGTTTTATGGCAACAACTGTGCCATCAGGAAGACGTCCTTTATAAACCTTCCCATAGCCTCCTTCTCCAATTTGAGCAGACTGGTTAAAATTGTTTGTGGCCAAGGCCATTTCTTTGTAATCAAATGATCTTACACCTTCAACTCTCATCGATATCCTAGATGCTGTCAAATTTTAGAAGCCTATGTttaagatatatacaatcaactCCTTCTtcatgataaaagaaattagctttttaatatagttatgccaaaataaaacatatgaaaCAACATCTAGACATCAGATTATGCAAGAGCCAAAGCCTTGAAGACATTTCTAAGGGAAAGAAATAATAGGCTAACTCATTATAAGGTACTCACCGTTACGCCGTCTGGAAAGTGCACGATAATCTCTCATGCGTACTCTCAAAATAAGAATGGAAACAATTGCAGATAATGTAACTGCACAGGCAATTGCACCTAAGATTATTCCAACCAGTGCACCTTTGCTTATCCCTGAACTTGAAGAGGGAGTAATCGCTGCATAATAAGGAGTATATGAGTTCAAGTGATCAACCATAAAACAGTTTTCAGTATCATATTCCATATATTGCATCAACCTTGAACATAATTTCAAAGTACTCATTTGACACGTGAAGTATGAACTATACTATAAAAAGGCTGATTTATTAATAGAATCTAGAGAACCACTAGGTATGTTTGGATAAGCTTCTTTATAAACAACTTTAgtagagaaaaaatatgaagaaataaTGAATTGGGTTTCTCAATCAACTAAAATTAGCTCATGCATAAGCTAATATATAAAAACTCATTCATCTAGCTAATATGTAGATCtctctaaaaaaatttaacttgtCCATAAACTAAAGTTTTCTTGTTAACATTGTCCATGTACTTCTAAACACTCTATCATGTCATCAGAAGTTTCTGTAACTCACCTTCCTTGTAAATATCCAGTAGAACGAAGTCCAAGAGTTCATAAGGACCAAACAGGTCACTATCCTGAATATCCCATTCTCTGAACATGTCTCTAATTCGAACAACCTCATTTGTACTGAACTGACGAGAACTTGTATTGTCAATATATTCTGGAAANNNNNNNNNNNNNNNNNNNNNNNNNNNNNNNNNNNNNNNNNNNNNNNNNNNNNNNNNNNNNNNNNNNNNNNNNNNNNNNNNNNNNNNNNNNNNNNNNNNNNNNNNNNNNNNNNNNNNNNNNNNNNNNNNNNNNNNNNNNNNNNNNNNNNNNNNNNNNNNNNNNNNNNNNNNNNNNNNNNNNNNNNNNNNNNNNNNNNNNNNNNNNNNNNNNNNNNNNNNNNNNNNNNNNNNNNNNNNNNNNNNNNNNNNNNNNNNNNNNNNNNNNNNNNNNNNNNNNNNNNNNNNNNNNNNNNNNNNNNNNNNNNNNNNNNNNNNNNNNNNNNNNNNNNNNNNNNNNNNNNNNNNNNNNNNNNNNNNNNNNNNNNNNNNNNNNNNNNNNNNNNNNNNNNNNNNNNNNNNNNNNNNNNNNNNNNNNNNNNNNNNNNNNNNNNNNNNNNNNNNNNNNNNNNNNNNNNNNNNNNNNNNNNNNNNNNNNNNNNNTTACATGAGTGTGACATTTGAAGGAAGATTTGTAGTGCCTGATATGCTTGTAAGTTGATTATGCTGCATGTTCCTGCAACAGAGCaaatcaaaaaaagaaaaatcaaaataaaagctAACAAAACACTTGTTAGGATACAGGATGCCTTGGGAATATACAGACATCTGCATGTTCTTACAAATGGCATCACccaatgaagaagaaaaataaaggacACATAAATTCATGCTCCACGATATAAATCTACAAGAGCAAAATTGCGCAATTATCATTTCGTGTCTTACAAGATAAGTTGCTCTGTTGCATTCAAAGTCCTGTTCTGCCAAATGGTAGAAGGAACAGTGCCACTGATTGCATTGTTGGCAATTGACCTGTCATAGGGAAAGATACGTCTTGACAAACCGTTGATTTTATAGCAGTGTTTCATATATGTATGTGTTGAAATACATTACGGTTTGATGTAGAAGAAGAAAGGGTGAAACAAAAGACAAACTTACAATTTCTGAAGACGTGGAAGACCAGAAAAGTAGGATGGAATTGTTCCATTGAGCTTGTTGTTTGATAAGTCACTGCACAAGTCCTCGTAGTAAGACAATAATATATCATATGCAATCCATGTAATTGTATTTAGACTATTTTCTCCAACCAGTTAACATGAGGAAAATATCCCTAAGGGGAAATCCAAATCAACTAATCCATGACTGATAGATTTGTAAGCAATAGAAGTTCTTACATAGTTGTCATATTGTCTGATAGCTTATTGGTTGGAATTGACTCATTCAACAGATTGAAACTGAGGTCACTGGAACATACAGAAATAGAAATCAGTTGAAACAGTTACCAACTCTTGGACGGATTTTTAAACATATGCATTGTCTAACTTTAGATAAAACCCAATAAAGCCAATGCATAAactaatttgaaagaaaatgaaataactaAACTTACAGGTAAGCAAGGTGTGGTATCCTGCTGAAATCAGGAACTGGTCCTGTCAAGTTGCAGTTCCTAAGGCTTCTGATAAAGCCAAGAAAACACCAGTAAGAACATATGGACCATCAACCTTACACTTCGATCATTTCTCCCCATAgaactaaatattttgtttgagacatgaaattttgttaagcatAACTTTGATCATTCAATGTTAGTGCAGTATCctccaaataaagaaaaaggaaatagagaaaaccataatatttttccaaaacAATTTGGACATTAGGTTAATGCAACAGTATCAGACTAATtgttgaaagtcccacatcgactagagataaggtcaaattataatatatatgtggggtcaaacctcaccttacaagccggtcttgtggagttgagttaggcttaaacccactttctaatatggtatcaaagttatggttagagtctatctTAGTATTCacaatacattaaaataaaggCTTCCGCAGCTGCACTCCTTGTAATGGTAACGTACATGTAAACACAAAATGCACTTACAATTTCAACAATTTTGGCATGTTGGCATAAGATTCTGGTATGCTACTTCCATCGAAGTTATTGTTATCGAGTTGACTGCAATAACAAGAAGATCCAAAATGTtacttcaaatatttatttatttgtaagaCGTGTTTATTGATTCAAGTTCAGCTAACATTGTAGaaacaaaaactttaaaaaaaccAGAGGGTCTAACAATACAATGACAGAAATGTTAACGTTCCAACATAATGTTCTTAGGTTTTTAATATTCAACTTTAGATTTTCCCTTCTTGCATTTCCGATTTGTAATGATAGGTTGGCATCACTTCACAGTGTATGAGCATGCTACtccatcttatttatttaacaaagaCTCAGTAAAACAGTTCTTCCTGAGTTAATGCACAGCTCTGTGAAATAACTAAAGGCTAAATAGTTTGAAGATGGCAAGGGGGTATTATAGcataaatttgttgaaatttttccAAAGGCAAGCATATCTaaggaaaaatttaaaaataaaatgagttcgAATGGTACCCTTATTTGAAATATGAGTATAAGTAATATACTGTAGAACCTAACGAGCTAATAGGTAATGTAATTACATAAGGAATAATCCTTGATGTCAGTTTTTAACTTGGCAAAGTGGAGAGATAGGGGCCACAATTCTTTGCGTTTACATTTCCCTTCACATCTTACcatgtaaaattgaaatgaaaagctTAACTCAGTCAAAATCAGACATTTTGTCACAAATTATGAAAGCATCTAACAAGAGAATAAAAAGCAGAGAAAGAGAAGCAAGATGTGCCTGAACATACATAAAGAATATGCACTCTATTCATCCAAAACAAACTGATAACGAAATGAACTCAAAGACATGCACCCAAGCCTATTTAACACAATAATAAATCATACAGTATCATTAAGCTTGGCATCTCAGAGAGCTCGGATGGGAGATTTCCTGTCAAGTTATTGTTGTCAAGAAGACTGCATGTCCAAAAGATACATCTTGTTAACAAGATATGAACGTCAAAATGAAGGATTAAATAAAAGCCAGAGAAATATGTCAGTGACTGCAATCATGTCACAAATAACTTACAGGTGAATAAGGCTTCCTAATTTTGAAAGCTGTGCTGGGATTTGTCCACTAAGTGAATTGTTGTTCATGTGGCTGCTCCATTGGGAAAATAAGAAGGCATTATTTCCTTTCAGTTTTCTTGCTAAGAAAGTAGCAAGAGTGATAGTTTTTAAAACTTTAGTAATAATCGTAAAGAATGTTACAAGTGTTGTGTGCTGTTCAGGTTTGCAAATGATAGTGGTATAGGTCCTGTAATATTGTTCTCATCAATTTGCATTCTCTCCAGCACTGGAAGATGGCCAAGCTCTTCAGGCAGATCATCTGTTAGTTTATTTCCACTCAGTAGTCTGCAAAAACTTTATTTGATAAGAAAGCAAGAAGAAATATTGCAACTCTTTGTGTCAAAATACCAGCAGTTTACTTATGCAAccaattaaattcaattttagttcTATAGAAACAAGTGTTTGACTTCAAATTCCTATGAAAAACCACTCATTTTATTCAAAGATGTGTTTGGTCATGCACTAATATGTATTAATGACAAGGAAATCAAATCAAGACTGCTAAATTATTCAACCATGGTCCTGCATGCTGGCCAAGATAGATCACTGCACTTACAAGAGTTTCAAAGTTTTGATATTGCCAATCTCCTTCGGTATACTCCCAGTTATGTCATTCCACATAAAGTCCCTTTCAAGAATGAAAATTCAAACCATTACTAGAGGAAGTAATTGCAAGCTGCTACAGAATggaaatatttaaatgaatctatatattttacaaaagttGAAGCTAGAAATTTCAAAACTGAAGAGTGTTCATATGTGACCGGTTTGCATTAGAAACATCAATGCAGCTACTGCCTTACACTATTTCCAAATAAGACAAGTTGCCGATCTCTGGTGCCAAAGTTCCAGACAGGTTCAAATTCAGCAGTTGCctacacacaaaaataaacagTCCTCAAACGAATGTGTCAATAGTAGTAGCAAAAGTTGTTCCAAGTGATGTGTCAAAAGTTAATCAAGAAAATATAATCTGAATTCTGAAGCTTACATGTGTATACTACTTGACACTGTACTATTATGCAGAGCATTAAATTATTAGTATTGGTTctagaaataaaagataagtaaTGAAAAGATAGAAAGGTGTTAGGTTCCTTTGTTCAAGGAACCGAACAGCAGCTTCCAGttctcacacacacactcaacaataatcaaacagTAAGCAAAGATAAAGGAATANNNNNNNNNNNNNNNNNNNNNNNNNNNNNNNNNNNNNNNNNNNNNNNNNNNNNNNNNNNNNNNNNNNNNNNNNNNNNNNNGAATATGTATGAATGTGTAATTCTATTTCCTCTGTAATGTATAGAAAAGGAAATACAAGTATCACTATCTTTCCCCCTaggaagcctcccttcctccactggcCAAGAGGTCCAGTCTCAATACCCAAAATAATATCTGATACCCTCTCTCCCTAATctgtttgttatttatattcc contains these protein-coding regions:
- the LOC106762974 gene encoding probable LRR receptor-like serine/threonine-protein kinase At1g06840, with protein sequence MYLSKGCRCEVVLCLWFCCYFLLAASQVTDPTEVEALRTIKRSLIDINGNLSNWDRGDPCTSNWTGVMCSNTTLADGNLHVLQLQLLNLNLSGTLAPEIGNLSYLEIVDFMWNDITGSIPKEIGNIKTLKLLLLSGNKLTDDLPEELGHLPVLERMQIDENNITGPIPLSFANLNSTQHFHMNNNSLSGQIPAQLSKLGSLIHLLLDNNNLTGNLPSELSEMPSLMILQLDNNNFDGSSIPESYANMPKLLKLSLRNCNLTGPVPDFSRIPHLAYLDLSFNLLNESIPTNKLSDNMTTIDLSNNKLNGTIPSYFSGLPRLQKLSIANNAISGTVPSTIWQNRTLNATEQLILNMQHNQLTSISGTTNLPSNVTQYIDNTSSRQFSTNEVVRIRDMFREWDIQDSDLFGPYELLDFVLLDIYKEAITPSSSSGISKGALVGIILGAIACAVTLSAIVSILILRVRMRDYRALSRRRNASRISMRVEGVRSFDYKEMALATNNFNQSAQIGEGGYGKVYKGRLPDGTVVAIKRAQEGSLQGEREFFTEIELLSRLHHRNLVSLIGYCDEEGEQMLVYEYMPNGTLRDHLSAHSKDVLSFSLRLKIALGSAKGLLYLHTEANPPIFHRDVKASNILLDSRYTAKVADFGLSRLAPVPDIEGNVPGYVSTVVKGTPGYLDPEYFLTRNLTDKSDVYSLGVVFLELLTARPPIFHGENIIRQVNMTYQSGGISRVVDKRIESYPSEYAERFLTLALKCCKDSPDERPKMAEVARELEYICSMLSDSDNKGAEYVTSDSSGTIFSSQASSSIIKTPFISGDVSGSDLVSGSIPTIKPR